cactattaattgatttaatgcatgtttttgaataatttagaTATAATTTCTTTGTATGGATAGCTATTCCTCAACATCTTAACACATCCTTCTGCATGAACTGTAGTTAAATAACTCCAGAACTCTTACCTCTCCTTCCAGGGTAAACAGTAGGATAATATTCATAGTAGAGATTTGGATGATCGAGATCCCCGAAGGGCTCAAACTCCAGCTCTGCATTCTGGAAAAGGTTGAGCTTCACCAGAAGAGAGAGACGCACAAACCACAGCTGTAGAGAGAAGAGAGCACTCTGCTTCAGGAAAACTAACCAACATTTACTTCTTTCTGTAAGTGTAGTTTACCAGTGTTTTCTGGTCTTTACAATATTAGGTTACTGTGATGGCATTCGTTCAGCATGTTAAATAAAGTGCATATCCAGTAATGTAATAAAATCTACTGATGAAATTAGGCTTTATGAAACTAGCAAGTATTGCCTCCATATTGAGCAATCATTATCTTTAGTATTACACACACTGGGTTAATAATACCATTAAACATTATCTTGCAGGTTAACGTAAATATTAAGAAGGTAATAATAATAGACAAGTGTATGTCGTGAACTAATCATATGCAAAAAGATAACTGTGCTCATGGCCTTTCATGGCTAATGTTTGGATGTGTCTTTAGTAACTCCTGGCACGAGCTGAATCTGGCCCCGGTGTGCTAGTGCTTCTGCTCACCTGCAGGGAGTCAGTGGTGTGGTTGGTGGGCTGGCCGCTCTTGCCGTAGCCCTGACCGTGAGCCGTCAGCAGTCTGCCCGTCAGGTCCACAGCCGCCCTCCAGTTCTTAGTGCTCTGTGAGAAGAGATGaagacattaaagggggggtacaatggtgtttcgtgtattcagagctgttcacagtgttaaagagatggattctcatgctaaacatggccaaagttgtaaaaaataatttagaagaatgacagAGTTTCTGTGCCGAAAATTTTACTTccaggttggtacaagtttcggctggaTTTTTTCGAtcatggatctaatgacgtagacgagaacggaagtccttatatgagcaCTTCTCTCTGAAAAGCGTGCCGCGCACACACACTGATCAGAGAAGAGCGAGACTGCGCACACCAATAAGCTTCAAAATCGTCAGCAGCGCTGCAtgggatttgttcgagaatgcctccaaataagtgcgtTTTTGGATGTGACAGAAAGTtgaccgtgttcagcttcccaagAACTCAGCGtaacatgaacagtggatgcagtttgttgtTTCCGGGGCaggagtgtatcaagtgcgtttgtgtgttctggtcatttgagtgactaatgctttataaacaaggcccaagttgacgctggatttgcacatcgtttgctattaaaacatggagccgtcccgTGATAAAAGACCCTATTCATGttagtacaattgcatcagatttgtgtattttgttggaaatcagcacatgaAGATATGTTAATGGAAAAAACACGAAACATAAGTATTATAGCTCCTCCCacagcacgcctccaggagctcggctttttcgagaaagctgtatttttcttttataaatatgataaaactaaagactttttggatatatgaaggatgtagtacttctcaataggtactcaagattaacatgagattaggtgaaactgtgtatgttatgtaccctttaaactCAGGAGGAGGCGTGAGAGTGACTCGGCACTCGTGCTCTCGCTTTACATGACGTTGCCTTTTATTAAGCCAAGACTTCCAATCAAAAATTCCGAAATGGAATTAATATCTACTGTGATACAAACAGGGGACTGACGTATCAGGCTTGTTCATAGCAAAGTTTAACTCACAAGTGGCATAGATCTGTTTTTTGGATGTCTGCAGTTGCTACATTTACCCTAATAATCTGCTTTAATCACAAATAgcttagattagattcaactttattgtcattgcacatgtaacgTACAAGGCATCGAAATGCAGTTAgaatctaaccagaagtgcaataagcagtaagtacaggatatacagtggctacaatatgtacaataactaaaCAGATGAGGCAGTACTATGGACATAATTTAGGACATAATAgaggaaaaagctgttcctgaatctgctTGTCCtggtccggaggctcctgaagaaCCTCCTGAAGgacaggaggttaaacagtccatagtcagggtgagaggagtccttaagAATGCTGCGAATTCGAcatagacagcgtttcctctggatgtcctcaatagcaggaagtggtgtccctgtgattctttgggcagttttcaccaccctctgcaatGTCTTGCGGTCAgcaactgagcagttcccataccagactgtgatgcaactggttaAGATGCTCTCGATCACACACCAGTTAAAGTTCACCACtatggctgaagacagctggttcttcttcagtgtcctgaggaagaaaaggcggaggtgtttgtggcccagcccaggttattgtcagcgcaccatgtggccaggtgctgtacctcttctcTGTAGGCAGTCTCATTGTTGTCTGTGATGAGgacaatcaccgtggtgtcatcaaacttgatgatggagttggatccatgcacagacttgcagtcgtgggtgtagagggaggagaggaatgggctcagcacacagccttGTGACAGGAAGGCTGAGAAGTAAACATACTCCAGTCCGTGTATTGAAACCTATCGTGAAGTAAAGAGTCTGGTCCAGtagtcctcactgatggcttcacacggctGATGAGAGGtcaatacttaggggtgagaaataaggaaaggtgatcagactgtcccaGGTGAGGAAGCGGCCCCGCCATGTAAGCCCCATCAATGTTTGTGTACCTGTTATCAATGTTATAATGACTAGATTGAAAAGTCTTCATGTCAACTCCTCAATAAATTCAATTGATTTCGATCTGAATGAAATCTTGACTGGATTGAAAGTGGTTAGAAAATAACTAGCTCATTGCACATAAATGAGATTTGTCTTGCCAAGACATGACAAGAGATTCATCCAAAAGACAGAAATGTTTTAGCAAGGGCAGTGCCATATTTAATCTTGTTAAccctttagtttagggaccaactGACACTACTGCATATTACTAGTATATTGGGTGTGTATTAGTAGTTATACAGTCCATATTAATGGCATATTATGCATGAACATCTTTTGGATCCCCCCATACCCAAACATAACAACTAACTTACTAACTATGAATAAGCAACAAAGCATGAGTTAATAGTGAGACTTGGACCTCAATAGTGATCTTAATTTCTTACAGGAAAGAGTCATAGATGTACTAATCTATGCTAATTATAAAGATGATGTAACATATTTCCATAACTCCATAAAACTTGGAAAAAAAGGGAATACAATCTAGGATCTTTACTCAATGCATGCCATTGTAAAGACAAATCTGTAAACCGTGCATCGgcaaagttattttacatttacatacatttaatcatttttgcaAAACAATGAATCATCTAATCAGAAAAATAGATACAATAGAATATAGGATTAAAAAATATCTagatttttggtaacactttagtatagggtccaattcacactaataagtagttggttattagcatgtttattattaacatattggctgtttattagtgcttataaagtacatataatgcatgacatccataatcctacctaataccctaaacttaacaactaccttataaactattaataagcagcaaataaggagttcattcaggcaaaagtcatagttaatggttagttaatagtgagaattggaccctaaaataaagtgtgaccagatTTTTTATAGATCTTAATCAAAATTCACCCTTTGACCTCATGTAGTTTTTTGGTTACACTTCTTGTTGGTTACACTTTGTGCAATTCTCACAGCAGAGCAGAGGACTGTAACTTGGAACATGGTGGTGTGCAAGTCCCCTAGATGGGATGCTGTTTGTTAGCACTGTCTTCCCATCTgtattcatttctcatcctgagcagaGTCTCTCTTCTGCATTTTTATCGCCCCATAACCTCCTCTCACTTCTGCTTGCCTTCTTTTCTgctctctcccactctctctctctctcttcagtcaAAGATCCCAGAGACTCTAAATCTTCATTAGAGTGGCAAATGAAGCCAGAAAACCACTGGCAGGAAATGGGCAAAAGCAGCAGCCACCACTGAGATAAAACATAAGAGAAGTCAATGAAAGGGGAAATGAGGGTCCTTCCTGATATACTGCATACTCGGGgaactccaaacacacacacacacacacacacacacacacacacacacacacacacacacacacacacacgggttatgtcctcataagtcaccctctccttgtaatacctgtgtcatacccatgtcattatacagagttgcttccttatatgtcacaaaaacaagagcgcgcacacacacacacacacacacacaatcggcTTTTTAAAGAGACACAAAAATTTCCAGTCACATGGATCAGGGTTGTCAAGACACATTTCCCCTTTTCAATCTGGCAACAAATCAAACTTTGTAAACATAGGAATCAATGGGATGACttcaaagtgaaattaaaattgttttgCGATTGAACTTCAGTAATTCAGAATGGCTTTCAAACTCTACTTAAATTCTAGAAAAAAAGCCTACGTACAAAATGAAAGCATCacatttaatttcaataaacGTACTCATTTGTACAGCATTAATTCAATACAGTCTAgcagcagagatgtatagtaacgaagtagaactacttcactactgtacttaagtactaaaaggcggtatctgtactttactagagtattatttttttctcctacttccacttttacttcggtacatattttcgctgagtttaatacttttactccgatattttttttatgtgctgcatcgttactcgttacaattataatgttacgaatcattccattacaccactgccagaactgtagatggcaggtttgatgaagctggcacatcattaagcgaatcaagcgagactgcgcgtgctgactgaactgctgtgaagagagagatgaacaccgagccgagccagataatgactcgttcacaagtcaagaaccggttgcatcattttttggatgaccagtaacgttagttctttctgacagttcgattcaataaaccagttgaagaaaacagttcaccgattcttttgcgctcgatgcaatggcgtcattggcgttgactgcacatgggctcataacattaacacataatcagttcagaatcaatcaccaaaagaatcagttcggttccagacgctctgtgtgtcggtttgcttcacgctaaatcacacatgcgcagtttcatcagctcctcggttcacgattcggacgcgtctgacagaaacggttctttactcgtgaacgagtcattatctggctcggctcggtgttcatcttcagttctctcttcacatcagttcagtcagtgtactgtttgagtcaatgaattactccgggatattggtttgttttaactcagagggagtgtcagacacattaaacaaattaagcttaattcatctgtggattaatgcgtattggagacgcgaactgtttaaaacgattcagttcgatttggtggactgtttcaaaaagatccggttacatcgaatgattcgttcgcgaaccagatatcacaaactgctttgtttttaactgtcttacaacagacacgtaagagaagacaatgctgaataaagtcatagtttttgctatttttggaccaaaatgtattttcgatgcttcaaaaaattctaaatgaccctctgatgtcttacgggtttgaaacaacacaagggtaagttattaatgacatcattttgcaaattgggctaactaaccctagtaaccgtttttttgtttacaagaagttacagtcaaaggaattgtgattgtcctttaggttaatcatttgaaatagtaaaaacaatatgttcaaacttttgactactttctttaatagctacataacacaatacttctacttttactttcagtacttgagtagtaaattttaaaatagactacttgcaatacttaagtacaaaaaatgttgaatactttagtacttctacttaagtgtggtgcttaaagagcacttctacttctactcaagtcacttttttgatagagcacttgtacttttactcaagtatggttctctagtactttatacatctctgtctAGCAGTAATGAATTGGCTTATGTTCTCATAGAATCTGCTCTAAGTTCAGTAGTAGGTCAATGACTTTCTTTggatttattagtttatttatttataaatgaaaatcatACTGATTTCAGACCCATCTTTCTGCTTCCTGTGACAGTTTGAGACCGTAAAGGAACATCACTATGGCGGCTCATTTCAACAGTTATACGTTTTCACAGCTTGACTTCTCATCAACACATCAGATATTTAATGAATCCTTCTTAAAATCAAGCAAGAAATGATCAAGTAACAACTTcaatcttaaaaaacaaaacaaaacaaaaacctttttgaagttgtaaataaaacaaagattattggatcATGTTTAACAAGAAAATACCATTCAAGTCTTtctaatttcatgtttaattcaatgctacttgccatttctttgcaattatgaaaagaaaataaattgaatCACAAtttgcaatttctgagtgaaagagtacatcatttttaacaaaaatattggtaaaatatctatttaggagtctttccaatgatatatagtttgtcatgattagattaggatttaactgtaatatagtgaagtaaacataGGCGTCCCACCGAGGGGacaggtgacagttaacaggttttaaaGTGACTGATTCTATGTAAATGCAATCTTATCTTTTTTTCAAATCCCTAAATTGTCTCACTATCTAAACTGAACCGTGAAATGAAGCAAGAGATTCAGTCCTTTGTCAGCATAGAAATAAGCTGGaggaacattattttaaacagctGGAGAGGAAGTCAGGATGGTGCCACGAGAAAAGCCAAAAATAATCGCTGCAACCCCGCATGAAGACAAGAGCCAGATCAGAAGAAACagagaataaaagagaaacacacaTCTCTTCTCTCTGGGGATGACAGATCTGGATCAGCATGCTCTTCTACAGCAGTCCCAGTCCCAGAATATTTCAACAGCTATACCTCAGTCCTGTGTACAAATACACTGCATGTGTCACGTCTTGATTTCGGTTTAGTTCCTGTCTGTCCTCATTTGGTTCATTTCCTGTTCTCATGTTAGTCTTCATTCATTGGTTTCCACCGGTGTTATATTAATCATCTCGTTTGCTCTTTTGTTTCCCTTTCTTTAAAaggtttcattctgtttttcGTTCTGGACTGATGTGAATTCTGAATGGTCaaagtttgtttatatttattttattaaaaaccccTTTATTCCTACTCCTCCTTCGTGCGCCTTTACTAAAACCACGACTGCATGACAATATGGAAACAACAAAAATAAGAGAACTTTATCCACAAGGcccatgacattttttttccccaacaaaCCTTTCCAAAGTGACGCTTTTCTATTACACAGTGCAAAATTAGTCAAAATTTATCCATCACttattgacacacacacatgttgggttTCCATGTTccatggggactctccataggtgtattagtttttatacagtgtaaactgtattttctatccccttactCTAACTCTACACCAACCCTTCAcacaaaactacagaaaaaaataaataaataaataaaccacccTGACCCAcctccacacaaacacaaataggCAAAAGATTTACGTATctgaattgcatttaaaatttcagtaacactttagcatagggaccagttctcactattaacaaggtgcttattatcatgcatattattaacaataacaaaatatgaaaatatgttttcagtacATGTTTCCTATTAAAACAGTAAGTTTGGATGGGACATGTCAATGTGAATATTTGTAATTAACTGCAAATGATTCagataaatgtttctttcttttatcaAGAGAGCACACACATATGGTTTCTGTTGCTCAAGCGGTAATGCATGACACTATCAACACCAAGTTCATGGGTCTGATTCCCAGAGAGTGCATGAACTAATGAATGTACAGTTTGGAAGAAATGTGAGTCTCTTTgggtaaaagcatctgccaaatgcatgaatgtaaatgtattttttttagagCAATACAGTGCACTGCCTGTGAACGCCTCACTATATACAGAGGACTGAACTTCTGAGGGTTTCTCTGCCTTCAGAGCTGTGTGATCTGGCCTGTGAAGTCCAGGATCTGGGGATTAGAGCTCAAGCTTGCAcaggctccacacacacacacacacacacacacacacacacacacacacacgcagtgtcTCCTTGTCTTTCGGTGAAGGTCGTGGGCACAGCGGGCAAGGCTGTGCATCTCAGGCCTGTCTGTGTGTTCAGAGGTAAATCAGTGAGGCAGTAATTTTGGACCCCTGGAGCTCAAGCTGACACTTCATGCTGCTCGATtcagcactgcacacacacacaatctcagaCAGAGATGGCCAAAACTATGGGATATACAATGTATATGGAAGATATACTGAATATCCCTGAtacatgctgtatgtgtgtgtgatgatttTGATAGTAATTCAAAATCAAGCAACATCAGCATGTTTACATGCACCCAATAACCTGTTTATTATCAGATTGGAGGGTCAATCGAAAagaaaagccttcatgtaaacacctcaATTGATCTGAATGAGTTTAATCCGAATGAAATTGATTGGATTGGAAGGAGTGGTGTAGAATTAATAATCAGATTTAATAGAAAACGAAAGCACTTCAATTCTTGACTATTACTATTTTCTCAACAGAGTGCTGCAGCCATAGCACAACTTCTCTTTAGTGTTTCTGGTTCTGTGTTTAGCTCTTCACTTCTGCCAGTTGCATCTATGCTTCAAAATTCATAAGTTGTATTCTTTTGTGAAGATCACATTGGACAAAACATGTGagaatcataaacttttgtttGATCACACAGGGTTTATGTTCTGCAATAATCaaaaaagccaatggaaaaatcctaTTGGGTTTTTGTTGAAAGGATTAAATTCAAATAGCTATTGTGATTGACTATACTACTACAACTAATGGCTGGAATACATTACAGTGAAGGGTTTGAGCTCAGATTTACAGTTTGGGGAAAATCAGTGCTAGTTGCCACAAGTTAGTTTAAACAGTGATGAAACTCAAAAAGAAATGGAGAGGTTGAATAAACACAAAAAGTGAAGCTTCGCCATAAATGTCGCTCACCTCCAACTTAAAATATCCCAGCCATAACACAAAGAAGACACCAAACGGGTGCATGTCTGTGCTTAAATGAGTCAGTACATATGATGTGCTACTCACTATCAGCCGCTTGAGACCGAGGAAGTCCTGCTCCACTGAGTTGGCCGAGAGCACCTGTCTCTTCAGAGCGGCCTGGTCGCCCAAGAACCGCTGCATGAGATCTTTCACCGCATCGCCCTGAAAACACCAGAGCTTCAGTTTCTGCTTCACTCGCTGTTACACAGTTAAAACACCAAGAGCAATGAAAAGTGACTACTGTCTCCGGTTTAGTATCTATCTTAGTTAactaaaaatagtttatttacttaatatgtTATTTACTGCAAGTTAAAGACCTGAAAGATTGTTTTTtcttaattataaaaatacagtattgtttCCTAAACATTTCtctatgttaatatattgtaGAATGTGACTGATTGCTGTgaagcatcattccttcagtcttcagagtcacatgaaaCCTATTGTTGTAAATTCATTTGGTCTATCTCAGTCCTCTCTCTCTCGCCTACAGCTAGTGCAAAACGCAGCAGCTAGTCTCCTCACTGGGACACGCAAGTATGAGTCGATCACCCCTATCTTATTCAAACTCCATTGGCTACCTGTAAaatttagaattgattttaaaattttactttttgtgtATAAAGCTCTTAACAATTTGGCCCCTCAGTACCTGACTGATCTACTCTGTCCGTACACTCCTTCTCGTACTTTGAGATCCAGCGATCACTGTCTTCTCATCGTGCCTAGGTCCAGGCTTAAAAAACGAGGTGACTGTGCTTTTGCGATTGCAGGCCCAAAACTTTGGAACAGTCTGCCTCTCTATATCAAACTGTCTCCTTCAGTTTCCATCTTCAAATCTTCTTTaaagacttttttgttttctcttgcttTTGATGCTCATTGATTCTGATACGAttaatgcttattttttatttttttttatttttttctgtggtttCTTTTGTCCGGTACTGCTCTGCATTTTATTCTCTgctatgtacagcactttggtcagccttggatgtttttaaatgtgctttataaataaatattgtattgtattgtattgtatgatcttcagaaatcattctaatatgagaatttattttacagaaattgCTTTGGTGTTCCCTTTCCCTATAAAGCTTAATTCATCACCCACAAAAATACCATGTCTAGTTTACACCAAAGCCCTTGGGGTTTCAAAAAATCACTGGGTGGTGTGTTTGACATCATCTGCTCAgtttaaaacaatgtttgtaaAATGCGGTTTCGCAGTGCATAACTATTTTGGGTTCCTCAAAGGACCTTTCAGTGAAGAGTTATCCGGAGAaccattttttcttagtgtgaaggaCTTTTAATCATCTAAAGAACCATTTCCATCGATGCCAAAGGTTCTTCTTGGACATACAGACTGTTCATTTCTATCCACTCTTGACACGCAATACAAAGCCTGTTAAAAATGGTCAAAGATAGCCTTTCATAatgacattcattcatttttgaagTTTTTAAACTGTACTGTTGCACTGACCTGCAGGTTGTCAAACTTGAGTCCAGGCATGGCCAGCTGCTCTCGGTCTATCTGGACAGGACTGATCTGCTGTGTGGCCACCGATATCAGCACTCTCCTGGTGTCTTCTGAGGGAAGCCATGCGTCATAGCGCTTATCCAGGTCACTGGTGATCAGAGCGCTTCCGAAGGGGTCGTCTCCGCTCGGGAACACAGCCTGGAGCTTGTTCATGGGCTCTACGGGACTTCCTCCAGGTTTGGTGGCGACGGGGGTGAAGTACGTGCCTGCCGCGGTGGGAGCAGATAAGAGAGGAGACTCTGGAGGGGCGGCTGTCTTGGGCGACTCTGCGTTTGGGTTACTGATCGATATGAAAGAAGTGGACGTTGTGAAAGAATCGAAGAAGTCTGATGCGGGGTTGACCGCGCTGCTGTCCGTGAAGAACTTGCTGAGGCTGGGGCTCGGCTGGCACACCTGAGGAACCAGTCTGTTGGGGGTTTCTGTGTTGCCGATGGTAAAACTTGGAGATTTTACCAGCGTGGGCTGAAAGCCGTCGGGAATCAGAGCTTGTGCTTTGGGTTGCACACCTTGACTGAAGAGGGTACACACTGGGATAGCTTCGTCTTTGGGGGTTGTATCCGTATCCATCTCAAGCGCAGTCTCCTGGGTTTTGGGAGCCTGTGGTTTCACGTCGTCTGGTGCAACAGTTTCCCTTTTGTCATCCACCTGCACAATCTTCTCCTCCTCGCTCTCTTCTTTACATAAAGCTTCAGATGCCTCGTCAGGTTCAGCAGTGCTGGCTGTGCTTACGTCTTCGTTTCTTCCTTCTGTATCTCCGTCAGGTGTTTTGGCCTCCTCGTTTTCATTCTGCTCCAAGAGCAAGTTGATGGGGACCACGTCCTCTTCCTCACTATTTGGGGAGTCAGAAATCATCACGCTCTCCATCATCTGGTCATTCAGCTTGTCCATCAGGCTCTCAGAGTGACAGCTGTCATCCTGAGG
This region of Carassius auratus strain Wakin chromosome 17, ASM336829v1, whole genome shotgun sequence genomic DNA includes:
- the LOC113116960 gene encoding trafficking protein particle complex subunit 12-like, translated to MDSSEGPAQRPVTLDIDGADEMLEASVPSQTDPTEDSFQEESIDLDAEAFVSPQDDSCHSESLMDKLNDQMMESVMISDSPNSEEEDVVPINLLLEQNENEEAKTPDGDTEGRNEDVSTASTAEPDEASEALCKEESEEEKIVQVDDKRETVAPDDVKPQAPKTQETALEMDTDTTPKDEAIPVCTLFSQGVQPKAQALIPDGFQPTLVKSPSFTIGNTETPNRLVPQVCQPSPSLSKFFTDSSAVNPASDFFDSFTTSTSFISISNPNAESPKTAAPPESPLLSAPTAAGTYFTPVATKPGGSPVEPMNKLQAVFPSGDDPFGSALITSDLDKRYDAWLPSEDTRRVLISVATQQISPVQIDREQLAMPGLKFDNLQGDAVKDLMQRFLGDQAALKRQVLSANSVEQDFLGLKRLISTKNWRAAVDLTGRLLTAHGQGYGKSGQPTNHTTDSLQLWFVRLSLLVKLNLFQNAELEFEPFGDLDHPNLYYEYYPTVYPGRRGSMVPFSMRVLHAELPQYLQKPQETLDRLHRIKNVCQKILSNLQEGLAEDGSMMNLTQDNRLASIQLWRSRLSRVMYSMANCLLMMKDFVLAVETYQSIIEYEPEQRVQLLSGMGRIFLQIGDIRTAEKYFQDVEKACQSKGKTPEEDTSVLMNRAFVYLSQNNYADAHMCFSSVLKLDPKNPVANNNAAVCLLYLGRLKESLGQLESLVHKDPALYLHESVLFNLTTMYELESSRSTQKKQALLEATACREGDSFNVQCLKLV